In the Nerophis ophidion isolate RoL-2023_Sa linkage group LG19, RoL_Noph_v1.0, whole genome shotgun sequence genome, one interval contains:
- the LOC133538083 gene encoding SLAM family member 9-like isoform X3 gives MDYQHILVCFMFTCSLGSAQDVKYVLKGQELALDPAVFRRPLEIYWTHHVNMVVFFDGTIETVSPAYKNRISLNKDSAVLTIKNATYEDSGYYDLEVQENKRLQHMIFKIEVIDKVSKPNIRCEMIDSYQATLVCSTESKHSGLLKFKWISGGNEQTGANLTITLNKFLNHQVYICDVSNPLTNEIAAFTVKDCLSGGITVAEMVVIILSIIAVVTIGVVLFLGLKLYKKRQERCKRDKRRKEGSAG, from the exons GTTCTGCACAGGATGTGAAATATGTACTGAAGGGTCAGGAGTTAGCCTTGGATCCAGCAGTTTTTAGACGCCCTCTTGAAATATACTGGACACATCATGTCAAcatggttgtattttttgatgGCACGATAGAGACTGTGTCCCCTGCATACAAGAACAGAATAAGTCTCAACAAGGACTCTGCAGTACTCACCATCAAAAACGCCACATATGAAGACAGTGGATACTATGACCTGGAGGTTCAAGAAAACAAGAGGCTACAACATATGATCTTTAAAATTGAGGTTATAG ACAAAGTATCCAAACCCAACATTAGGTGTGAGATGATTGACAGTTACCAGGCGACGCTCGTGTGCTCAACAGAGTCCAAACATTCTGGTTTATTAAAGTTCAAGTGGATATCAGGCGGAAATGAGCAAACTGGAGCAAATTTAACAATAACTCTCAATAAGTTTCTTAATCATCAAGTTTATATTTGTGATGTCAGCAACCCCCTGACCAATGAGATTGCTGCATTCACTGTCAAGGACTGCTTATCTG GTGGTATAACTGTTGCTGAAATGGTTGTCATCATCCTTTCGATCATTGCCGTTGTGACAATTGGGGtcgtcctctttttgggattgaAACTGTACAAAAAACGTCAAG AACGTTGTAAAAGAGATAAACGCAGAAAAGAAG